One part of the Streptomyces sp. NBC_00286 genome encodes these proteins:
- a CDS encoding Gfo/Idh/MocA family protein produces MAEVAAERVRWGVLATGGIAAAFTADLVDLPDAEVVAVASRTEESAKAFADRFGIPRAYGDWSALAQDEDVDVVYVATPHSAHRAAAGLCLEAGRNVLCEKAFTLNAREAEELVALAQERGSFLMEAMWMYCNPLIRRLKELVDDGAIGEVRTIQADFGLSGPFPPTHRLRDPAQGGGALLDLGVYPVSFAHLLLGEPSEVVARAVLSDESVDLQTGMLLSWESGALASLHCSLVGGTSTSASVTGSQGRIDIPYGFFHADRFVLHRDGRDPQEFTAADATRASLKHEAIEVMRCLRAGETESPLVPLNGTLAVMRTLDSVRKHIGVTYPGEA; encoded by the coding sequence ATGGCGGAAGTGGCGGCGGAACGCGTGCGCTGGGGCGTGCTGGCGACCGGCGGGATCGCGGCGGCGTTCACGGCGGATCTGGTGGATCTGCCGGACGCGGAGGTCGTGGCGGTGGCGTCGCGGACCGAGGAATCGGCGAAGGCGTTCGCGGACCGGTTCGGGATACCCAGGGCGTACGGCGATTGGAGCGCCCTCGCGCAGGACGAGGACGTGGATGTGGTGTACGTCGCCACGCCGCACTCGGCGCACCGGGCCGCGGCGGGGTTGTGCCTGGAGGCGGGGCGCAATGTGCTGTGCGAGAAGGCGTTCACGCTGAACGCGCGTGAGGCCGAGGAACTGGTCGCCCTCGCGCAGGAGCGCGGCAGCTTCCTGATGGAGGCCATGTGGATGTACTGCAATCCACTGATCCGGCGCCTCAAGGAACTCGTCGACGACGGGGCCATCGGTGAAGTCCGCACGATACAGGCCGACTTCGGCCTCTCCGGCCCCTTCCCGCCCACTCACCGGCTGCGCGACCCGGCGCAGGGCGGTGGCGCACTGCTCGATCTGGGCGTCTATCCGGTGTCGTTCGCGCACCTGCTGCTCGGAGAGCCCTCGGAGGTAGTGGCGAGAGCAGTGCTCTCCGACGAGAGCGTCGATCTCCAGACGGGAATGCTGCTCTCCTGGGAGAGCGGCGCTCTCGCTTCGCTGCACTGCTCTCTAGTCGGCGGCACATCCACCTCCGCCTCGGTCACCGGATCACAGGGCCGCATCGACATCCCGTACGGCTTCTTCCACGCCGACCGCTTCGTCCTGCACCGCGACGGCCGCGACCCGCAGGAATTCACCGCGGCCGACGCAACAAGGGCCAGCCTCAAACACGAGGCCATAGAGGTCATGCGCTGCTTGCGCGCGGGCGAGACGGAGTCTCCGTTGGTCCCGCTGAACGGCACGCTGGCCGTGATGCGAACGCTCGACTCTGTA